GCTCACAGATAAAGATGGTGCTTCAATTCGTATTACTGGCTTCAATGATGCTGCTGAAAGAGCATACAGTATAATACAGACAGATTGCGTGAGTCGTTTGCGAACTCTAATAGAGTTAAAAATTCAATATCGTTGGTTATTTTCCACGTAATCATCTGCTTCTGCAGTCTTACTATTTATCCGGATGCACAgtaaaacaagcaaacaagCGTTTCAACACTACCGGACATGATTACGAACTTTCTATAAACTCAAACACCGAGgtaatccttttctttctccttttttcaatcttaCTTCTTCTCATTCTAACTAAGACTGCTTATTGCAGATAGCTCCATGCCACGATCAGATTCCAAAACCAGCTCTTGTCTTGAAAATCTGTCCTCTTGAAAATATACCTAGTCACAAAGACGAAAACGTTGACGTTCTGGCTGTTGTTGATAAGATAGATCCAGTGAATAAGGTATGTGTATCGGGTTTGGGGTTATCTCATATTATCAATCCTATGCGACtaataattttacttttttgtttaagtTCATTTCGAGACAAGGACGCGAATGTGTGAAGCGCGACATTCAGTTGATAGATCAGTCCAGCACTGTAGTTCAGTTGACTTTATGGGGCGACCAAGCGGAGAATTTCGACGAACACGCTCTTGGACAAGTCATATCAATTAAAGGCGCATTGGTGAAAGAGTGGAACGGTAGGCGGTGGAACgaattgtttcctttttctagctatgtagattttctttcgtttaGGAGCGTTCAGCTTAGCAGTAGCATCGGTTTCGAAGATTGAGCTGAGTCCGCAGTTAGATGAAGTTCCGGCGCTATATGAATGGTATAGCAGTGAAAGAGCTACAGTCGACGCCAAAACCATCAGTATGGCAGCTTCAGGTGGAAGTGATGCTTTCGGTGAGTAGATTGATCTTCCTTATTCATCACCTttcattataattatttattctggTTCATAATTTTAACTAGACACCGTAATTTTATTCATAACCGGAATGAAACATATGTTCGTGACAATTTTATTACAAACGTAAAAACGCTGGACGGTAACTAATTAACAAATTTCGGATACGTTGCCCTGTATGGGAAGGATGTTCTGCGTCTACGCATTACTTCCTCGTTCTGAGGGACTTAATTTTatactttcattttctgtACTAAATGATATCAAATGGACACTCAATACGGTGCTATCATTATGTTTTTGACTTATTAGTACATCCGAATTATGTTCTTCCTGAATTAGACCCAAAAGAAGACCGGGATCATAGCTGTAGTGTTACATTGTATTCATTCTTTCAATACCCTACTTACAAGAGAAGACCGTTTCGTTTGAGGGCGTGATTTGCGCTTTATCGGCACAGCTACTGCCCTTCAACTTGGAAATGAAGAAGCTTTACCAAATGGACGATATATGAACCTTAAGGCTATGATCACTACGATAAAAACCGACACGGCTCTTTATCAGGTCTGAAGTACTCCTCAAtctttttgaagatatttttgatttttctatttcgtAATTTTTCCAGAGTTGCTCGAACGAAGGTTGTTCGAAAAAAGTCGTGCAATTGGGTGTGAACCAATATCGGTGCGAGAAGTGTGATTCTACCAACGACAGTTTTAAATGGGCCTACATGGTGCAGGTGGTGCTTATTCTTCTATAAGGggcttttcttcatttcttgtgTAACTATATCATTCTTTAGGCTGAGCTCACCGATCTAAGTGGTTCCCTCTGGGTAACAATGTTTTCAAGCTCCGCAACGAAAGTATTTGGAATGGAAGCACAAGCTCTGGGAGAATTGAAAGAGAATGACGTAATGGCTCTTGTTAACTGATGTTCTCAAAGTTGTGTGGTCAAAtctctttttgtttcagaaaGAAGCGTACGACAGAGTTCTCACTGATGTGTGCTTCAAGTACTTTAATTGGCGAATTAATGCCAAAACAAATACCTACAACGTAAGCGAAGTATTTGTTTATCTCTATCTTCTATTGACTTCTTCCGCATACAATTTACGTTTGCCTGAATCGTTTCGTTTCGCTAGCTTCTTGTTTCCTCTGTGGaaacactttttaaatttttttttaggaggaaACCCGGATGCGTTACTCCGTTCTTGGTTGTGATCCCGTGCCATACGATCGCTACATCACACAGCTGGAGCAAACACTGGAGAAGTTAGAGCAACTGGAATGTTAATATCTCTATAcatcttcctttattttctaatttgtaTATCATATAAGCGATAAAGATGCTGGACTCATGTTGATGACAGCTTTGTTgacgttttctctttttagcACTTTACTAATTTTCCCTGTGAATTAGCTTCTGAAAAGATCTCCCATACCTTGGTACGTTCATGTATTCCACTTCCATTTAAATAGTTATGTGAACCCGTTTTGTGAACAACAATGAATtcttataataattttttttattgccgTAGTTattagaaatgaattttcgGATTGTGCTTTTTATAAACGAGCTTGCTGCGGTTGTAACCATCGCAatacatttttctaaaaatgggGTCTACTGTTAAATTgaaaggagagagagagagagagagtagaGCAGAGGTGAATTAACTCGCGTAGGGATGCGATGGTGTGGATAAATCGCATGTTCAGACAATACCATGCCTCGGGGGGTTTTCGTAAACTAACATATACGAAGCTTTGAATGCATTAATCAGTAGAAACATCTTCTAGTTAAATATGGTATCTATGAACAAGTTTGTGACTTTTCAAACTTAGTTGTTGTCCAGTGTATCACGTAGCACAGTCAGCCAATCCACTATACGTCATTTACACTTCAGAGAAGCTAAATTATACTGAATTATCTAAAGTAAAAGGTTATTCTAACATATCTAACCCATAAAGAGTAATAAAAGATCGTATGAGGTAGATTCCTGATTTGCGCCGGGATCTCCGCGAACAGTCAGGGTTCCGCCTGTTCAAAATCAGATGAGCGAGATTTCGGATTTTTCTTCACgcttgtatttttcttcaaaataagtcatatttttcagtttttttgtgCCGTACTTAGAAATCTTTGCTTAACTTATGTGActcgaaaaaaactttagaaaaggTTACTTGAGGAAAGTATGAGACAATCGAAGAGTTAGTTGTTGCGAGGAGTTTTAGTTCTTATGTAATAAACAACATTTGGAATTCTGGGAATGCATCCAAGTAGGGGTTTACTACATACATAatctcatttattattttgcaatttttcgtattttaaGCGAATACTTTATGTAAAGACATATTTTGCCTTGTTTCCGGTCTAGTGATGGTCGATTCTGTGTGTTCCGATCCATTGGCAGGAGATAGGTGGCGTGACATTCGCCGACTCACCGATAGACCATCTGGATATGCTGTGCCATGGTTTGAACCTGGCCCGGAggtgtgtgttttttcttatagATGTGAGGCTTCTTTTGCTCACTTTTAAGTTTGGGGGAGTCTCCACATTTGTAAGGTTTGCTTGCCATTTGCAGAACATGGAAGCTCTTCAAAAAACGCGAGTGTTGGTTGTTGGTGCTGGTGGTCTTGGTTGCGAATTGTTGAAAAACTTGGTAAGTCGGCAGTTCTCTTCCGGAACGTTTCTTCATTCTCATCTTCTAGGCATTATCTGGTTTCGTAAATTTGGACGTTATTGACATGGATACCATTGATATCAGCAACCTCAATAGGCAATTTTTGTTCAGGTGCGAAGGCTCCATTGTTATAGCTttgtattgtttgttttggAAGATTGTTTATTCTTGATCCCATTGTTTTAGGATGTCTGATGTTGGAAAATCAAAGGCGGAAGTGGCGGCTGCGTTCGTGCAGGACAGAGTTGCTGGATGTAAAGTGACTGCGTTAGTCTTTCTCTCGTAATTTAGCTGTGAATAACTTTGACGCTTTGGACTctttatgtacatattttttaaaatatatttttgaaatctagTCACAACTGTCGAATAGAGGACAAACCTCCATCGTTCTACAGACAGTTTTCTTTGGTCATCTGTGGACTTGATTCGATTGCAGCAAGGCGTTGGATTAATGGAATGCttgtaagtgttttttttttcttatttctgctGTATAGTGAGTTCCAGCCCGTCTTCAACGTGGCGTTTCAACATGTTTAGCATGATTTTCTAAACTGTTACCCTTCCTGAATAGGTAGTCGGTTTGTATTGAAACACATACCGAATTACCAGTTTATCGAATCAAAATTCCGTAGGAGTTTTTTATCTTAGTTTAAATTCctattctatttgtttctatccgtttttttttgttcttggcCCTCATTTTTTAGTGATGTTTTCGatattttgcacttttgaaggatttcggTGTATTCGTTCTCGTTAACCACACACTTTTCCTGTCGCTGGCTCTTGTTGGGTATATACTTCTGTATAgttgcttaaaggcaacataccatgaatctggtgtggtatggatttcaggtgggtagtTCTTATacgaggttgtagattgtggggaacagggtgattccgtttatttcttcctatttcgccgtaaaaaacggtacGAAAGATtaggcttcgagtgttccggggcgctgttgtctacgaagagttgtgttggagcacgccagtctcgcatcttccgagccgttttcacggcgattaggaagaaatgaacggaatcaccctgttCCCCACAATCTGCGACCCTCTATatgcataacccacctgaaacccgtaccaccccagattcgtggggtgatgccgttaAGCCCTGGAGCAGTTGAGCTGGTTGTTTCGAGcgattaatgtttttttttttttttttttttttttttttgggggtttTTAAAAGGgggaaagaatatttttttataaaaatttgtgggttaaaattttttttttggtatttgtTTCCACCCCAGGCTAGTTGAAGAAGTTTCTTGttttgtagaaagaaaaaattatggcCTTCTTGATGTACTTGACTGCAAAGTTGGAACTAAAGAGGCTCCCAATTCGACCACAACTGCTAGCTTCACCGTACCTCTCCGTCCGTTTACTGCGCCAAGCTTTAGGTCGTTTTAAGCCGGCTAAAACACCTTTTTACTACATCAGAAAACACCAAATTTGAATAGAAACTTTAAAGTCTACTTATCAACAGTGTGCGGTGTTGTAAATGGTCTATCCTATCGCAAGATTTTATGTTTCTCGCAGATtcgcgtaaacgacgaagttTTCCCTGACTACGCTTACGTAAAAGTCTCGAAACAAGGCAAATGCTTTGATTCTCTGATCATTTAGTGCGACCTTGTACTCACTGAAAATGGGCAAGTGGACACATCAACAGTTATTCCGCTTATTGATGGTGGTACCGAGGGATTCAAAGGGAATGCAAGAGTGATCTATCCGAAAATGTCGGCATGCATAGATTGCACGTTGGATTTGTTTCCACCCCAGGCtagttgaagaaatttcttgttttgtagaaagaaaaaaatatggccTTCTTGATGTACTTGTATACATACTCTGGTGGTTGAGTTTATTGTAACctcaacatttttcttataGGAGGAGAATTGCTATTCATTTTCGACTTTACAGGTGAACTTTCCATTATGTACAATAGCGCACACTCCGAGATTACCCGAACATTGTGTGGAGTACGTGAAGGTTATTAAGTGGGTGGAGGAGGCGCCATTCAAAGGTCAGTTTATGTTTTTGAACtttattctctcttttttttgctacaattCACGTCGATTTATGACTGCAGGAGCTGCCCTTGATGCTGACGATCCTTCACATGTTGACTGGGTTCTTACTCAAGCGCTTGCTCGAGCCCAGGAATACGGTTAGAATAAATTCTAAAGTTGGATATCACTGGCCGTTAATTCTAGTTAACTGTCATTTTGTTTTAGATATAAAAGGGGTTGACCGCCGTTTAACCCAAGGAGTTCTGAAACGAATCATTCCAGCCGTTGCTTCCACAAATGCTGTGATAGCTGCCTCTTGCGCTCTGGAAGCTATAAAACTTGCTACAAAGTCGtgtctttcttttattcttttctactCCTATTAATCAATAACAGTTTTAGTACTGCAAAGCCCATTAACAACTACTTGAACTTTACGGATATTGAAGGAGTATACTGTGGAGTAGTGCAAATGGAACGAGATGTAAGGATTAGTTAAGCGAATAAGCTTATTTTATTGGAGATACGATATCAGTGCAAATCTTGTTTCCAGCCAGAATGTCCAACATGTAGTGGCGGATATATACAGGTTCCCTGTAGCAATGATGACACACTACAAGCCCTTATCGACAAATTGACTGAGAAATTGTGAGTTCTTGTGAATATACGGATTTtgaactttaaaggcatcatcctacgaatctagggtggtgtgggtttcagatgggttacgcctatacgggatcgtagattattgagagaagggtgattccgtccatttcttcctaattgccgtaaaaaacggcacgaaaGATACGACTTCTAGccttccggcgcgctattttctacaaggagttcgaccggagcgcgccagccttgtggggcgccgcatcttccgggccgtttttttacggcaattaggaagaaatggacggaatcaccctcctctcaataatcgacgaccccgtataggaactttccacctgaaatcctcacCCTTTCCAGCGCAGATTCgagaggtgatgcctttaatcattcAGTCAGTCAGAATTGTGATAACTAATAACTTAGCTAACCTCAAACTCCTCTTTTTTAGTCAACTAAAAAATCCTTCTTTGGAAACAGCTACTGACAAAATTTACATGATCAGTGAACTTATTCCCGAGCTCCGAGAAAAGAGTGTGCTTAATTTGGAACGACCTCTTAAAGGTAGTGTTTTCAGCTATAGTTTTCCTTCGTGTAGCACCAACATTTGTCGACTGCAGAATTGTTTCAGAACTTGTATCAGCAGATGAAGATGTTCTTGTGGCTGATGAAGTTCTTTCGAAATCTTTATCGATTAGAGTTACTTATGTAAGGT
This window of the Necator americanus strain Aroian chromosome III, whole genome shotgun sequence genome carries:
- a CDS encoding hypothetical protein (NECATOR_CHRIII.G9861.T1), producing the protein MATTVNVTPAQYRKYGVDGELRLSTGFFQRYFESDGTTTEVPVLQVSLAKKLGEGMAGWPDSCLRLRLTDGAFHYSGLFVVRNLEGQCDRDNLVGNAENGGEIIAVTKMFINPNGCVGKKDDKTPGKPMLMIAGYELLSRGHPILAPGVSHDGDKNKFANFKPTQVYSVPWGDKDSSNAKGSAPSSRPPAPKRQAQSFGSGNVTPISMITPYISKWRICGLCTAKDELKTTKARSGSGDMKVFSFELTDKDGASIRITGFNDAAERAYSIIQTDCSYYLSGCTVKQANKRFNTTGHDYELSINSNTEIAPCHDQIPKPALVLKICPLENIPSHKDENVDVLAVVDKIDPVNKFISRQGRECVKRDIQLIDQSSTVVQLTLWGDQAENFDEHALGQVISIKGALVKEWNGAFSLAVASVSKIELSPQLDEVPALYEWYSSERATVDAKTISMAASGGSDAFGRDLRFIGTATALQLGNEEALPNGRYMNLKAMITTIKTDTALYQSCSNEGCSKKVVQLGVNQYRCEKCDSTNDSFKWAYMVQAELTDLSGSLWVTMFSSSATKVFGMEAQALGELKENDKEAYDRVLTDVCFKYFNWRINAKTNTYNEETRMRYSVLGCDPVPYDRYITQLEQTLEKLEQLEC
- a CDS encoding hypothetical protein (NECATOR_CHRIII.G9862.T1) is translated as MVDSVCSDPLAGDRWRDIRRLTDRPSGYAVPWFEPGPENMEALQKTRVLVVGAGGLGCELLKNLALSGFVNLDVIDMDTIDISNLNRQFLFRMSDVGKSKAEVAAAFVQDRVAGCKVTAHNCRIEDKPPSFYRQFSLVICGLDSIAARRWINGMLCDLVLTENGQVDTSTVIPLIDGGTEGFKGNARVIYPKMSACIDCTLDLFPPQVNFPLCTIAHTPRLPEHCVEYVKVIKWVEEAPFKGAALDADDPSHVDWVLTQALARAQEYDIKGVDRRLTQGVLKRIIPAVASTNAVIAASCALEAIKLATNTAKPINNYLNFTDIEGVYCGVVQMERDPECPTCSGGYIQVPCSNDDTLQALIDKLTEKFQLKNPSLETATDKIYMISELIPELREKSVLNLERPLKELVSADEDVLVADEVLSKSLSIRVTYVR